From the Pedobacter cryoconitis genome, one window contains:
- a CDS encoding aldehyde dehydrogenase family protein produces the protein MDIKKVLSQLGIAENNSGTSTGHQWMESGAKVITSSSPVDGKEIAKVSTTSPEDYEKVISTSAEAFLFWRNVPAPKRGEIVRQLGEALRLNKENLGILVSYEMGKSLQEGLGEVQEMIDICDFAVGLSRQLYGLTMHSERPDHRMYEQWHPLGIVGVISAFNFPVAVWSWNTALALVCGNVCVWKPSSKTPLCAVACQHIIASVLKANDMPEGISALITGNPVGDLINNDPRIPLVSFTGSTRVGRLVSSAVAGRFGRTILELGGNNAIIVSKDADLDIAIIGAAFGAVGTAGQRCTSTRRLIIHEEIYEEFKTKLVKAYGQLRIGDPLDQNNHVGPLIDKAAVEVYLEAIEKGRAQGANFIAEGGVLAGGPYGSGCYVKPCIAEVKNHYQIVQEETFAPILYIMSYKTLEEAIALQNGVPQGLSSAIMTLNLREAELFLSTNGSDCGIANVNIGTSGAEIGGAFGGEKETGGGRESGSDAWKGYMRRQTNTINYANKLPLAQGIKFDL, from the coding sequence ATGGATATCAAAAAAGTATTAAGCCAATTAGGCATTGCGGAAAATAACAGTGGTACTTCAACCGGACATCAATGGATGGAATCGGGCGCAAAAGTTATCACTTCTTCATCGCCTGTAGATGGCAAAGAAATAGCAAAAGTAAGCACAACAAGTCCTGAAGATTATGAAAAAGTAATCAGTACGAGTGCTGAAGCATTTTTATTCTGGCGTAATGTGCCTGCACCAAAAAGAGGTGAAATAGTGAGGCAACTGGGTGAAGCACTTCGTTTGAATAAAGAAAATCTGGGTATCCTGGTTTCTTATGAAATGGGAAAAAGCTTACAGGAAGGCCTTGGGGAAGTTCAGGAAATGATAGATATCTGTGATTTCGCCGTTGGACTATCCAGACAACTGTATGGTTTGACGATGCACTCTGAAAGGCCAGATCACAGAATGTACGAACAATGGCATCCGCTGGGTATTGTTGGTGTAATCTCTGCATTTAACTTCCCTGTAGCTGTATGGAGCTGGAATACTGCATTAGCATTGGTTTGCGGAAATGTTTGTGTTTGGAAACCTTCTTCTAAAACGCCACTTTGTGCAGTTGCCTGTCAGCATATTATTGCGTCAGTTTTAAAAGCGAATGACATGCCGGAAGGAATCAGCGCGTTAATTACAGGAAATCCTGTTGGCGATCTGATTAATAACGATCCAAGAATTCCGCTGGTTTCTTTTACAGGATCAACCAGAGTTGGCCGTCTGGTTTCATCTGCGGTAGCAGGTCGTTTCGGAAGAACGATTCTTGAACTTGGTGGTAACAATGCGATTATCGTTTCCAAAGATGCGGATCTGGATATCGCTATTATTGGCGCTGCATTCGGCGCAGTAGGAACAGCAGGACAAAGATGTACTTCGACCAGGCGTTTAATCATTCATGAGGAAATTTATGAAGAGTTTAAAACTAAGCTTGTCAAAGCTTATGGACAACTTCGTATTGGAGATCCGTTAGATCAGAACAATCATGTTGGCCCGCTGATTGATAAAGCTGCTGTAGAGGTTTATTTAGAGGCTATTGAAAAAGGCAGGGCTCAGGGTGCAAACTTTATTGCAGAAGGTGGCGTTCTTGCGGGCGGCCCTTATGGTTCAGGCTGTTATGTTAAACCTTGTATTGCAGAAGTGAAAAATCATTATCAAATTGTACAGGAAGAAACTTTTGCACCTATTCTATATATCATGAGTTATAAAACTCTGGAAGAAGCAATTGCCCTTCAAAATGGTGTTCCGCAAGGGCTTTCATCTGCAATCATGACTTTAAACCTGAGAGAAGCTGAACTATTCTTATCTACTAATGGATCTGACTGCGGTATCGCAAATGTGAATATCGGTACTTCTGGTGCTGAAATTGGCGGTGCTTTCGGTGGTGAAAAAGAAACAGGTGGTGGTAGAGAAAGTGGATCTGATGCCTGGAAAGGATATATGCGCAGACAAACCAATACAATCAATTACGCGAATAAATTACCACTGGCACAAGGTATTAAATTCGATCTTTAG
- a CDS encoding MlaE family ABC transporter permease, with amino-acid sequence MDPNIENPNITPRKYVISKKLDSMFFGIYHAYQFVLRFFKEVFVPPYEFKEIIHQCYEVGYKSLPLISLTGFITGIVFTNQSRPSLANFGATSWLPSLISIAIIRALAPLVTALIAAGKVGSNMGAELGSMKVTEQIDAMEVSATNPFKYLVVSRILATTFMIPILVMYTACVALMGAFLSVHSNEQTSFSMFFSQVFDTISFLDIFSTTFKSTVFGFTIGVVGCYHGYNSSKGTEGVGRAANSAVVAAMFLIFVEEIIIVQIVNAFR; translated from the coding sequence ATGGATCCTAACATAGAAAATCCGAACATCACGCCTCGCAAATACGTCATTTCTAAAAAACTTGACAGCATGTTCTTCGGTATATATCACGCTTATCAGTTTGTACTTCGCTTTTTTAAAGAAGTTTTTGTACCGCCCTACGAATTTAAAGAAATCATACATCAATGTTATGAAGTGGGTTATAAATCCCTGCCCCTGATCTCACTTACTGGTTTCATTACCGGGATTGTATTTACCAATCAATCCAGGCCTTCACTTGCCAATTTCGGTGCAACATCCTGGTTACCCTCTCTGATCTCTATTGCGATTATCCGTGCATTAGCTCCTTTAGTTACCGCATTAATTGCTGCCGGTAAAGTAGGTTCTAATATGGGTGCCGAGCTTGGATCAATGAAAGTTACAGAGCAGATTGATGCGATGGAAGTATCGGCAACCAATCCTTTTAAATACCTGGTAGTTAGCAGGATACTGGCAACTACCTTTATGATCCCTATACTGGTAATGTATACCGCTTGTGTAGCTTTAATGGGCGCTTTTTTAAGTGTCCACAGCAATGAGCAAACCAGTTTCTCCATGTTTTTCTCACAAGTATTTGATACCATCAGCTTTTTAGATATATTTTCAACTACCTTTAAATCAACGGTATTTGGTTTTACGATTGGCGTAGTTGGTTGTTATCACGGATACAATTCTTCCAAAGGTACTGAAGGTGTTGGAAGAGCAGCGAATTCGGCAGTAGTTGCCGCCATGTTCCTGATCTTTGTGGAAGAGATTATTATTGTTCAAATTGTAAATGCTTTCCGTTAA
- a CDS encoding PLP-dependent aminotransferase family protein, whose translation MLPFKTLIIIDESSSVAVYRQIADCLIVMITDGVIQPGTFLPSTREMAVLLDKHRNTIVAAYEELITQDWIETLPRVGIRVALDLPLIKPRSFQEGGKNKTYSDPAKFSFRHDIPGPVQHSFPLKRNSIIVNDGFPDADLAPFDSMLREYRKLMQGSRLKTLMSLKDFGGTQALKNSTVNFLNDSRGLNISTDNLLITRGAQMAIYLAAAMILKPGDHVLVSDPSYYIADEVFKQLGANLIRIPVDEHGIDIEGVENALKSTKISLLYIIPHHHHPTTVTMSQLRRTRLLELIRSYQLPVIEDDYDYDFHYNNSPVLPLASSAHNSNVLYIGSFTKLLAPSCRIGYLIGAANFIIQATNLKRLIDLRGDTMMEEALSVIINNGELDRHIKKSKKVYNERCDQTSLMVANQLSHAVDFTKPQGGLALWLKFKAEYPLGDIISKARSAGLLFAGTAYYEGEDQKHNGMRFGFASLKESEMQRAVEILRKITI comes from the coding sequence ATGCTTCCTTTTAAAACCCTGATCATAATTGATGAAAGCAGCTCTGTAGCTGTATATAGACAAATTGCTGATTGTCTAATTGTTATGATAACAGATGGGGTAATACAACCCGGAACTTTTTTACCCAGTACAAGGGAAATGGCTGTATTACTTGATAAACACCGGAATACAATTGTTGCTGCTTATGAAGAGTTGATCACGCAAGACTGGATTGAGACTTTGCCCAGAGTAGGAATCAGAGTGGCTCTTGATCTGCCCTTAATCAAACCAAGGTCTTTTCAGGAAGGTGGAAAAAATAAAACCTATTCCGATCCTGCAAAATTCAGTTTCAGGCATGATATCCCTGGCCCTGTTCAGCATAGTTTTCCGTTAAAACGCAACTCAATAATTGTTAATGATGGTTTTCCGGATGCTGATCTGGCTCCGTTTGATAGTATGCTTCGGGAATATAGAAAATTGATGCAAGGTTCAAGACTCAAAACATTAATGTCTCTTAAGGATTTTGGGGGTACGCAAGCATTGAAAAATTCTACAGTCAATTTCCTGAATGATTCCCGTGGATTAAACATATCAACTGATAATCTTTTGATTACCAGAGGTGCACAGATGGCTATTTATCTTGCAGCGGCTATGATCCTTAAGCCTGGTGATCATGTACTGGTAAGTGACCCAAGCTATTATATTGCTGACGAAGTCTTTAAACAGCTGGGTGCCAATCTTATCCGGATACCGGTGGATGAGCATGGAATCGATATCGAAGGAGTGGAGAACGCCTTAAAAAGCACGAAAATCAGTTTACTTTACATTATTCCTCATCATCATCATCCAACAACTGTGACGATGAGTCAGTTGCGCAGAACCAGGTTACTCGAATTGATAAGATCTTATCAATTGCCAGTTATAGAGGATGACTACGACTATGATTTTCATTATAACAATAGCCCGGTTCTTCCGCTTGCAAGCTCAGCTCATAATAGTAATGTACTTTATATAGGGTCTTTTACAAAGCTTTTAGCACCTTCTTGCAGGATTGGATATTTGATCGGTGCGGCTAATTTTATTATTCAGGCTACAAATTTGAAAAGATTGATTGACCTGAGAGGGGACACTATGATGGAAGAAGCACTGTCAGTTATTATTAATAATGGAGAGTTAGACAGGCATATCAAGAAATCCAAAAAAGTATACAATGAGCGCTGCGACCAAACTTCATTGATGGTAGCTAATCAGCTTTCTCATGCCGTAGATTTTACTAAACCACAGGGAGGTTTAGCCTTGTGGTTGAAATTTAAAGCGGAATATCCACTAGGAGATATAATTTCAAAAGCCCGTTCCGCTGGTTTATTATTTGCCGGTACTGCCTACTACGAAGGAGAAGATCAAAAACATAACGGAATGCGTTTCGGATTTGCTTCTTTAAAAGAAAGCGAAATGCAGCGTGCTGTAGAAATCCTGCGAAAAATCACAATTTAA
- a CDS encoding MlaD family protein, which yields MSATENKRSIVVGIFIFIGLAIFIAAVLTLGGKQKRFVSSITLKAVFNNVNGIQAGNNIFFSGVKIGTVSKINFYGNAQVEVTMHIEEAAQKYIHKNSVAKQGSEGFIGNKMIEILPGQGDAPQVEDGDRINVATALGPEDIMKTLQANNKNILVITEDFKKVTTDMLQGKGTLGTLLADTVMAGRLRQMTINLENASASTARVTSAVAQYTSKLNTKGTLTNELLTDTTVFASLKTAVKSLQNTAASASEMTNNLKVTSNKLNSDKNAVGVLLNDEQTAAKLKNTVSNLESSTKKLDENMEALQHNFLLRGFFKKKAKAEAAAKEKSTQDPK from the coding sequence ATGAGCGCTACAGAAAACAAAAGATCAATAGTTGTAGGAATATTCATCTTTATCGGACTTGCTATTTTCATTGCCGCGGTACTTACTTTAGGTGGGAAGCAAAAACGATTTGTGAGCAGTATTACCCTAAAAGCAGTTTTCAATAACGTAAATGGTATACAGGCTGGTAATAACATCTTCTTTTCGGGGGTAAAAATCGGAACAGTAAGCAAAATCAATTTTTACGGGAATGCACAAGTAGAAGTTACGATGCACATCGAAGAAGCTGCACAAAAATATATCCATAAGAACTCTGTGGCTAAACAAGGTTCTGAAGGCTTTATAGGAAATAAAATGATTGAAATCCTGCCTGGTCAGGGTGACGCGCCACAAGTGGAAGATGGAGACCGTATTAATGTCGCCACTGCTTTAGGCCCTGAAGATATCATGAAGACTTTACAGGCCAACAATAAAAATATACTGGTGATTACTGAAGATTTTAAAAAGGTAACGACAGATATGCTGCAAGGTAAAGGGACACTGGGAACTTTACTGGCCGATACTGTGATGGCAGGCCGCTTACGTCAGATGACCATTAATCTGGAGAATGCTTCAGCAAGTACTGCAAGAGTAACATCAGCAGTTGCCCAGTATACTTCTAAACTGAATACCAAAGGTACTTTGACTAACGAATTGCTAACTGACACTACTGTGTTTGCGAGCTTAAAAACAGCGGTTAAAAGTTTACAGAATACAGCAGCATCAGCTTCTGAAATGACGAATAACCTGAAGGTAACCAGCAATAAATTGAATTCGGATAAAAATGCTGTAGGTGTTTTACTGAATGATGAACAAACTGCTGCTAAATTGAAAAATACAGTTTCTAATCTGGAATCAAGTACTAAAAAACTGGATGAAAACATGGAAGCTTTACAACATAACTTCCTGTTAAGAGGATTCTTTAAAAAGAAAGCTAAAGCGGAAGCAGCTGCCAAAGAAAAATCAACACAAGATCCTAAATAA
- a CDS encoding ABC transporter ATP-binding protein, which yields MVKEQKAIDRNNAVISIKGLKKAFGDLEVLRGVDLEVYQGENLVVLGRSGTGKSVLIKVISGLLLPDAGDVDVLGQSVEHLSTRELMALRLKVGFSFQNSALYDSMTVRQNLEFPLVRNSRNLRRKEINREVEDVLDAVGLSQTIEQMPSELSGGQRKRIGIARTLILRPEIMLYDEPTAGLDPITCIEINNLINEVQEKYKTTSIIITHDLTCAKETGDRIAMLLDGQFAIQGTFDEVFASKDERVQSFYNYNFTQ from the coding sequence ATGGTAAAAGAACAGAAAGCAATAGACAGAAATAATGCGGTTATTTCTATCAAAGGCTTAAAGAAAGCTTTTGGTGACCTTGAAGTACTGAGGGGTGTGGACCTGGAGGTTTATCAAGGGGAAAACCTGGTTGTACTGGGCCGCTCAGGTACTGGAAAATCTGTATTGATCAAAGTTATATCAGGTTTACTTCTTCCTGACGCGGGAGATGTAGATGTACTCGGGCAAAGCGTAGAGCATTTAAGTACCAGAGAATTGATGGCCTTACGATTAAAAGTAGGCTTCTCGTTTCAGAATAGTGCTTTATATGATAGTATGACTGTACGTCAAAATCTTGAATTCCCTTTAGTAAGAAATTCAAGAAATCTGAGACGTAAAGAAATCAATCGTGAAGTGGAAGATGTATTGGATGCGGTTGGTTTATCACAAACAATAGAACAAATGCCTTCAGAACTTTCCGGTGGACAGCGTAAAAGAATAGGTATTGCACGCACATTGATCCTAAGACCAGAAATTATGCTTTATGATGAGCCTACAGCCGGCCTTGACCCTATTACCTGTATTGAAATTAATAACCTGATCAACGAGGTTCAGGAAAAATATAAGACAACATCTATTATTATTACACACGATTTAACCTGTGCTAAAGAAACTGGCGATAGAATTGCTATGCTCTTAGATGGTCAGTTTGCGATACAGGGAACATTTGATGAAGTCTTTGCGAGTAAAGACGAACGTGTTCAATCTTTTTACAATTATAATTTTACACAATAA
- a CDS encoding FAD-binding and (Fe-S)-binding domain-containing protein — MKSLSGSLDGDFFTDNQTRILYATDASAYREMPLAVAIPRSVSDLEKLILFATKHGVSLIPRTAGTSLAGQVVGKGIVVDVSRYFNRILEINAEERWVKVQPGVVRDELNQYLKPFGLYFGPETSTANRAMIGGMVGNNSCGSNSLIYGSTREHTLEIKALLSDGSAVDFKALEFEEFIKKCEGDSLENELYRNIRSLLSNYENQLSIREQFPAKSIERRNTGYAIDILLDTSPFTAETADFNFCKLIAGSEGTLAFITEIKLNLEPVLKEETALLCIHFNSIDDALLANLIALKYKPRVSELIDHLILECTKENMEQSKNRFFVSGDPAAILVVEYSGKNKQEITEKAARVEAEMRANGLGYHFPLVFGPDMSRIWSLRKAGLGLLSNLPGDEKAVAVIEDTAVDVKDLPAYIRDFNEILKKHGLFSVHYAHAGSGEIHLRPILNLKTVEGNRLFRVIAEEIAKLVKQYNGSLSGEHGDGRLRGEFIEQMIGPRNYKMLKDIKSTWDPKNIFNPGKITDTPAMDTMLRYEPNQQTPEIKTVFRYQNQNILQHAEQCNGSGDCRKSHLAGGTMCPSFMATRNEKDTTRARANMLREMLTHSTKINRFDHQELKDVMDLCLSCKGCKSECPSNVDMAKLKAEFLQGYYDANGVPLKTWIVAGFNQLNRVASLSPGLYNWSIGNKTTNAFIKKTCGFAQERSLPLLYKTTLRKWFTQHQKRVEPDVLKQKSVYFFCDEFTNYLDTEIGIKAVLLLEKLGYTVIIPEHLESGRTWISKGLLRKAKKIAQHNVFQLSKIITEDTPLIGIEPSAILTFRDEYVDLVDLPQLEMAEKLAKNCLLIDEFIAREIENGNISQSSFTKENRLIQLHGHCQQKAWAAVGASKQIMAFPENYKVEVIPSGCCGMAGSFGYEKKHYEISMQIGELVLFPEVRKQPENVIIAATGTSCRHQIKDGTSKKALHPIEVLYDALV, encoded by the coding sequence ATGAAATCCCTGTCCGGCTCACTGGACGGGGATTTTTTCACTGACAATCAGACGCGTATTTTATATGCTACAGATGCTTCAGCTTATAGGGAAATGCCACTCGCTGTTGCGATACCCAGGTCTGTTTCAGACCTGGAAAAACTGATCTTGTTTGCCACCAAACATGGGGTCTCGCTGATTCCCCGCACTGCCGGCACTTCACTTGCAGGACAAGTTGTAGGTAAAGGTATTGTGGTTGATGTTTCCAGGTATTTTAACAGGATCCTGGAAATTAATGCAGAAGAAAGATGGGTAAAAGTACAGCCCGGAGTTGTTCGTGATGAGCTTAACCAGTATCTTAAACCATTTGGCCTGTATTTCGGGCCCGAAACTTCAACGGCTAACAGGGCGATGATTGGCGGAATGGTTGGTAATAATTCCTGTGGTTCAAACAGCCTGATTTATGGAAGTACCCGGGAGCATACGCTGGAAATTAAAGCCTTGCTTTCTGATGGTTCTGCGGTAGATTTTAAAGCCCTTGAATTTGAAGAATTCATTAAAAAGTGTGAAGGTGATTCTTTAGAAAATGAGCTGTACAGAAATATCAGGTCCTTACTCAGCAATTATGAAAATCAGCTGAGTATCCGGGAGCAATTTCCAGCTAAAAGCATCGAGAGGCGAAATACTGGTTATGCGATTGATATTTTGCTGGACACCTCTCCTTTTACAGCGGAAACAGCAGACTTCAATTTCTGTAAGCTCATTGCTGGCTCCGAAGGTACACTGGCATTCATTACAGAGATCAAACTTAACCTGGAACCTGTTTTAAAAGAAGAAACAGCATTATTGTGTATACATTTCAATAGTATTGACGATGCATTGCTGGCTAATCTGATCGCTTTAAAGTATAAGCCAAGGGTAAGTGAACTGATAGATCATCTGATTCTTGAATGTACCAAAGAAAATATGGAGCAATCAAAAAATCGTTTTTTTGTTTCAGGTGACCCCGCTGCTATTCTTGTCGTAGAGTATTCAGGAAAGAATAAACAGGAAATTACAGAAAAGGCAGCCAGAGTTGAGGCAGAAATGAGGGCGAATGGGCTGGGCTATCATTTTCCTTTGGTATTTGGCCCGGATATGTCCAGAATCTGGTCTTTAAGAAAAGCAGGTCTTGGCTTATTAAGCAATCTTCCCGGCGACGAAAAAGCAGTAGCTGTGATTGAAGACACAGCTGTGGATGTAAAAGATTTGCCGGCTTATATCCGCGATTTTAATGAAATCCTTAAAAAGCATGGCCTGTTTTCCGTTCATTATGCACATGCTGGTTCAGGAGAAATACACCTGCGGCCTATACTGAATCTTAAAACAGTAGAAGGTAACCGCTTATTCAGGGTAATTGCAGAAGAAATAGCTAAACTTGTTAAACAATACAATGGTTCACTCAGTGGCGAACATGGTGATGGCAGGCTGCGCGGTGAATTCATTGAGCAAATGATTGGCCCGCGTAACTATAAAATGCTAAAGGACATTAAATCAACCTGGGATCCCAAAAACATCTTCAATCCCGGAAAGATTACGGACACGCCTGCTATGGATACCATGCTCCGGTATGAACCCAATCAGCAAACACCTGAAATCAAGACCGTATTCCGTTATCAGAATCAGAATATTTTACAGCATGCTGAACAATGTAATGGCTCAGGTGATTGCCGGAAATCTCATTTAGCCGGTGGCACTATGTGTCCATCTTTCATGGCTACAAGGAATGAGAAGGACACCACCAGGGCAAGAGCCAATATGCTGCGCGAAATGCTCACACATTCCACAAAAATCAATCGTTTCGATCATCAGGAACTTAAAGATGTGATGGATTTGTGCCTGAGCTGTAAAGGTTGTAAATCAGAATGTCCCTCGAATGTGGATATGGCCAAACTTAAAGCTGAATTTTTACAGGGTTATTATGACGCGAATGGGGTTCCATTGAAAACCTGGATAGTAGCTGGCTTTAATCAGCTTAACCGGGTCGCCTCTTTATCTCCGGGATTATACAATTGGAGTATCGGCAATAAAACTACGAATGCTTTTATTAAGAAGACTTGTGGTTTTGCTCAGGAACGTTCCCTCCCGCTATTGTATAAAACAACTTTAAGAAAATGGTTTACTCAACATCAAAAGCGTGTTGAACCTGATGTTTTAAAACAAAAATCTGTTTACTTTTTCTGTGATGAATTCACCAATTATCTGGATACCGAAATAGGGATTAAAGCGGTCCTTTTATTAGAGAAATTAGGTTATACAGTAATTATCCCTGAGCATCTGGAAAGTGGGAGAACCTGGATTTCCAAAGGTTTGCTACGCAAAGCTAAAAAGATTGCACAGCATAATGTATTCCAGCTCAGCAAAATTATCACTGAAGACACCCCTTTAATTGGTATAGAACCTTCTGCGATATTGACATTCAGGGATGAGTATGTTGATCTGGTAGATTTGCCGCAGTTAGAGATGGCAGAAAAACTTGCTAAAAATTGTTTATTGATAGATGAGTTCATTGCCAGGGAGATTGAAAATGGAAACATTTCTCAGTCCAGTTTCACTAAAGAAAACAGGTTGATCCAATTACATGGGCACTGTCAGCAGAAAGCATGGGCAGCTGTAGGCGCCTCTAAACAAATAATGGCTTTTCCTGAAAATTATAAAGTAGAAGTTATTCCTTCTGGCTGTTGCGGTATGGCTGGTTCATTTGGTTATGAGAAGAAGCATTACGAAATATCTATGCAAATCGGAGAATTGGTTCTGTTTCCTGAAGTCAGAAAGCAACCAGAAAATGTAATTATTGCTGCGACCGGAACAAGTTGCCGGCATCAGATCAAGGATGGCACCAGTAAAAAGGCATTACACCCAATAGAAGTATTGTATGATGCACTGGTTTAA